The Lysobacter panacisoli genome includes a window with the following:
- the queC gene encoding 7-cyano-7-deazaguanine synthase QueC: protein MKNAVVLVSGGMDSAVVVAIARAQGYAVHALSVRYGQRHTSELEAADRVARSLGAVAHKTVNVDLRSIGGSALTDESISVPTDDDGHAVGQDAVKDAIPVTYVPARNTIMLSIALGWAEVLGANDIFCGVNAVDYSGYPDCRPEFIEAFEKLANLATKAGVEGAGLRVHAPLQFMSKADIVREGVRLGVDFAQTVSCYKADDQGRACGRCDACRLRAEGFAAAGVPDPTRYA from the coding sequence ATGAAGAATGCCGTGGTCCTGGTATCGGGCGGGATGGACTCCGCCGTCGTCGTCGCCATCGCCCGCGCGCAGGGTTACGCCGTGCATGCACTCAGCGTGCGCTACGGCCAGCGCCACACCTCCGAGCTGGAAGCGGCCGACCGCGTTGCCCGTTCGCTCGGCGCGGTCGCGCACAAGACCGTCAACGTCGACCTGCGCAGCATCGGCGGCTCGGCGCTCACCGACGAAAGCATCAGCGTGCCGACCGATGACGACGGCCACGCCGTCGGACAGGATGCGGTCAAGGACGCCATCCCCGTCACCTACGTCCCCGCGCGTAACACCATCATGCTGTCGATCGCGCTGGGCTGGGCCGAAGTCCTGGGCGCGAACGACATATTCTGCGGCGTCAACGCCGTCGACTACTCGGGTTATCCCGACTGCCGTCCGGAGTTCATCGAAGCGTTCGAGAAGCTCGCCAATCTCGCCACCAAGGCGGGTGTCGAAGGCGCGGGCCTGCGCGTGCACGCGCCGCTGCAGTTCATGAGCAAGGCCGACATCGTGCGCGAAGGCGTGCGTCTGGGCGTGGACTTCGCGCAGACCGTCTCCTGCTACAAGGCCGACGATCAGGGCCGCGCCTGCGGCCGTTGCGACGCCTGCCGCCTGCGCGCCGAAGGTTTCGCCGCCGCCGGCGTCCCCGATCCCACGCGTTACGCCTGA
- the queE gene encoding 7-carboxy-7-deazaguanine synthase QueE has translation MNAVPLDAASASPERLRITEIFLSLQGEANSIGWPTVFVRLTGCPLRCQYCDTAYAFHGGEWRQIDDILAEVASHGARHVCVTGGEPLAQKRCIGLLARLCDAGYDVSLETSGAIDIADVDPRVSRVLDIKTPGSMEVHRNLWSNLPLLTPRDQVKFVICSREDYDWAKGIVAEHRLTGVCDVLFSPSFTQIKPSDLADWIVADKLPVRFQLQLHKILWNDEPGR, from the coding sequence GAACGGCTGCGGATCACCGAGATCTTCCTGTCCCTGCAAGGCGAGGCCAACAGCATCGGCTGGCCCACCGTCTTCGTGCGCCTGACCGGCTGTCCGCTGCGTTGCCAGTATTGCGACACCGCCTACGCCTTCCACGGTGGCGAGTGGCGCCAGATCGACGACATCCTGGCCGAAGTCGCCTCGCACGGCGCCCGCCACGTCTGCGTCACCGGCGGCGAACCGCTCGCGCAGAAGCGCTGCATCGGCCTGCTCGCGCGCCTGTGCGATGCCGGTTACGACGTCTCGCTGGAAACCTCCGGTGCCATCGACATCGCCGACGTCGACCCGCGCGTGTCGCGCGTGCTCGACATCAAGACGCCCGGTTCGATGGAAGTGCACCGCAACCTGTGGTCGAACCTGCCGCTGCTCACGCCGCGCGACCAGGTGAAGTTCGTCATCTGCTCGCGCGAGGACTACGACTGGGCCAAGGGCATCGTCGCCGAGCATCGCCTGACCGGCGTCTGCGACGTGCTGTTCTCGCCCAGCTTTACCCAGATCAAGCCGAGCGACCTCGCCGACTGGATCGTCGCCGACAAGTTGCCGGTGCGCTTCCAGCTGCAACTGCACAAGATCCTGTGGAACGACGAGCCGGGCCGCTGA